A region of Geotoga petraea DNA encodes the following proteins:
- a CDS encoding metallophosphoesterase family protein, with the protein MIDIVAVSDDEKAIKNKDKKTYDLLIGCGDLSPGYMDYMANEFKARFNIIIHGNHDEKYFKNPYIDENEKFSKIYKGFFVLNHGIINVKKYIKKDVCIAGFSGALSYGKPPFHFSEKDVTKLKRDLSIKMLLKRQNSLDIMVSHTPPLIKNTLEKYDRYHQPSEKLTEIFNKYSPKLWLYGHLHRNYAFQQFDFLLKKEGKETYLINSEPVKFIKYDEINKKVVSIKNIKEIKTTTVIFK; encoded by the coding sequence ATGATAGATATAGTTGCTGTTTCTGATGATGAAAAAGCTATAAAAAATAAAGACAAGAAAACTTATGATTTACTAATAGGTTGTGGTGATCTTTCACCTGGTTATATGGATTATATGGCTAATGAGTTTAAGGCCAGATTCAACATCATAATCCATGGTAATCACGATGAAAAATATTTTAAAAACCCCTATATAGATGAAAACGAAAAATTTTCCAAAATATACAAAGGTTTTTTTGTATTAAATCATGGAATTATTAATGTAAAAAAATATATAAAAAAAGATGTATGTATAGCTGGTTTTTCTGGAGCTTTATCATATGGGAAGCCGCCATTCCACTTTTCAGAAAAAGATGTAACTAAACTGAAAAGAGATTTGAGCATAAAAATGCTGCTAAAACGGCAAAATAGCTTAGACATCATGGTATCTCACACTCCACCCCTGATTAAAAATACTCTCGAAAAATATGACAGATACCATCAACCTTCGGAAAAATTAACTGAAATTTTCAATAAATATTCACCAAAATTGTGGTTATACGGCCATTTACATAGAAACTACGCTTTTCAACAATTCGATTTTTTATTAAAAAAAGAAGGAAAAGAAACTTATTTGATCAATTCTGAACCTGTTAAATTCATAAAATATGATGAAATCAATAAAAAAGTGGTTTCGATAAAGAACATAAAAGAGATAAAAACAACTACTGTAATTTTTAAGTGA
- a CDS encoding glycine betaine ABC transporter substrate-binding protein has product MKKTLIAIILVLVIMSSFAFSKSVVVGSKMFTEGYIVSNMIVDLLEDNGFDVQKRFGLSSLPIRKGMETGQIDIYPEYTGTAWAAYFKKDTQIYDPVELFNKVKKIDQEEYGIVWLDMIHFNNTYGLAVRNEFAQENNINSLSDLSDYINNGNKVIFGVNPEYYKRSDGIFAVIDTYDMNVDKNNVKTMEAGLTYTALENGNIDVAMVYSTDALILKHDLKVLEDDKNFFPLYYPAALVREETLEEYPEIKEILNPLTLYLNENIIIRLNYLVDVEGLEPEIVSERFLEALGLINNN; this is encoded by the coding sequence ATGAAAAAAACTTTAATAGCAATAATTTTGGTTTTGGTAATCATGAGTTCTTTTGCTTTTTCTAAAAGCGTAGTTGTAGGCTCAAAAATGTTCACAGAAGGCTATATAGTCTCTAATATGATCGTTGACCTTTTAGAAGATAACGGTTTTGATGTTCAAAAAAGATTCGGACTATCTTCTTTGCCTATTAGAAAAGGTATGGAAACTGGTCAAATAGATATTTATCCAGAATACACAGGAACAGCCTGGGCAGCTTATTTTAAAAAAGATACACAAATATATGACCCAGTTGAATTATTCAACAAGGTAAAAAAAATTGACCAAGAAGAATACGGCATAGTTTGGCTAGATATGATCCATTTTAACAACACTTATGGTTTAGCAGTTAGAAACGAATTCGCACAAGAAAACAATATTAATTCTTTATCAGATTTATCAGATTACATAAACAATGGAAACAAAGTTATTTTTGGCGTAAATCCTGAATACTACAAAAGAAGTGATGGAATATTTGCAGTAATAGATACATATGATATGAATGTAGATAAAAATAATGTAAAAACTATGGAAGCTGGATTAACCTATACAGCATTGGAAAATGGAAATATAGATGTTGCCATGGTTTATTCAACAGATGCCTTAATTCTAAAGCATGATTTAAAAGTCTTAGAAGACGACAAAAATTTCTTCCCATTATATTACCCAGCTGCTTTGGTAAGAGAAGAAACATTAGAAGAATATCCTGAAATAAAGGAAATTTTGAATCCTTTGACTCTATATTTGAACGAAAATATAATTATTCGTTTGAATTATCTTGTAGATGTAGAAGGACTTGAACCGGAAATAGTCTCAGAAAGATTTTTAGAAGCGCTTGGTTTAATAAATAATAACTAA
- a CDS encoding ComEC/Rec2 family competence protein translates to MHKKEPLFLYIFLTSILLITISKINLTAGILTAVIIFTIFMFFFKKKTVYLLLAIIPLITMNYTVFQGDVAILGKIIDKKYSNYKVLSEKIYINDRWESHREIYSFNYNKFSVETIKNGNNVYINGYLNNNYLKAEYVAMSDNNSFLQIKDKAIIRYQNIEDYTVRDIMMSSIMGGLTNKETFKKTGTLHLFAVSGFHVFIIFGILKYLLFPFNYKIKNILISLIMVSYLALTGFSPSSVRAVSLIVGIILFKSLGINVYSINILGLIGFVNLIILPSSIYNVGFQMSYSAAFMILITNETIKSEKLKVVLIPLASFIGIMPFSIIYFEQLAPIGMLITPFLSIIMGCIIFLSLLYLLLQNRTIEVISTALITGTIAVTEVFTKLPMLENLTFFSLIIWSVIFSVYLLFLNKIEE, encoded by the coding sequence ATGCATAAAAAAGAACCACTTTTTTTATACATCTTTTTGACAAGTATATTATTGATAACAATATCCAAAATAAATCTGACCGCAGGAATTCTCACTGCGGTCATTATTTTTACTATTTTTATGTTTTTTTTCAAAAAGAAAACTGTTTATCTTTTATTGGCAATAATACCTTTAATAACGATGAATTATACTGTTTTTCAGGGCGATGTTGCCATTTTAGGAAAAATAATAGATAAAAAATACAGTAATTACAAGGTATTATCAGAAAAGATTTATATTAACGATAGATGGGAGAGTCATAGGGAAATATACAGTTTTAACTACAATAAATTCAGTGTTGAAACAATAAAAAATGGGAATAATGTATATATAAATGGTTACTTAAACAACAACTATTTGAAAGCTGAATATGTAGCCATGTCAGATAATAACTCTTTTTTGCAAATAAAAGATAAAGCGATAATTAGATATCAAAACATAGAAGATTATACGGTTAGAGATATAATGATGAGTTCAATCATGGGAGGACTGACCAACAAAGAAACATTTAAAAAAACGGGAACGTTACACCTGTTTGCTGTTTCTGGATTTCATGTTTTTATAATATTTGGGATTTTAAAATACTTGTTATTCCCATTCAATTACAAAATAAAAAATATCCTAATATCTTTAATAATGGTTTCTTATCTTGCATTAACTGGATTTAGCCCAAGTTCTGTTAGAGCAGTGAGTTTAATTGTTGGGATAATATTATTCAAAAGTCTTGGAATAAATGTTTATTCTATCAACATTCTTGGCTTGATTGGATTTGTAAATCTAATAATACTCCCTTCTTCAATATATAACGTAGGTTTTCAAATGAGCTATTCAGCAGCTTTCATGATATTAATAACCAACGAAACGATAAAAAGTGAAAAATTAAAAGTTGTATTGATCCCTTTAGCTTCATTCATCGGTATAATGCCCTTTTCAATAATATATTTTGAACAATTAGCTCCTATAGGAATGTTAATAACGCCATTTTTGTCTATAATTATGGGATGCATAATATTTCTAAGTTTATTATATTTATTACTTCAAAATAGAACTATTGAGGTGATCTCTACAGCACTAATAACAGGAACAATAGCAGTGACTGAAGTTTTTACAAAACTTCCAATGTTAGAAAATCTAACTTTTTTCAGTTTAATCATCTGGAGTGTCATCTTTTCAGTTTATCTTCTATTTCTAAACAAAATAGAAGAATAG